The Azospirillum lipoferum 4B genomic sequence ACCACAGCAGGTTGTAGGGCGTCAACGCCACGAGAAATCCGTGGCCGAGCGCGGCGAGGGTGTCCATGGATGCGTTTCCTTCCCGAAAGGACGCTTATTCGGCCGGCAGGAACCACTCGCCGACGGTGCCGATCGGCAGGTTCAGGTCGAGGCCGTAATTGAAGACCGCGAAGGTCGCGCCGGAGAGCACGAGCCCGAATGCGGCGTTCACAAAAAAGCGGCGGTTGCCGAAGGCGCGCGCCACCGCGACGAACAGAAGGGCGGCGGCCGGAATCCAGCCGAGATACTCGATCAGCAGGAACTGCGCGGCCAGCCCGGCCGCGACCAGCATCACCGCCCGCAGGTCCAGTTCCAGCCCGCCATCATGGGCGATGTGACCGGCGAAGGCCTCGCGCAGCAGCGACAGGGCGACCAGCATCAGGCCGGCCGAGATCAGGTAGGGGAACAGGGCAGGGCCGACGACTCCGCGGCCGGCGGACGGGGTCAGCATGGTCTCGACGGCGATCAGGGCGCCCAGGGCGAACAGGCCGCCGCCGAGCAAGGCTTCGCCGATCCGCAAACTGCGGCCAGTGGTCATCGCATCCTCCCGGTGTCTATTCGGTGGCGGGCGCTCCCGATTTACGGGCGCCCGCGCCGTTGCCGCAGTTACTTGGCGATGCCGAGTTCCTTCAGCGTGCCTTCGATGCGGGTGCGGTCTTCCTTCAGGAAGCCGGCGAACCGGTCGGCCGGCTGGTACTGGTCGATCCAGCCGCGCTGCTTCAGGATTTCCTGCCATTCGGGGCTGGCGACCGCCTTGGCCACCGCCTCCTGAAGCTCCTTCATCTCGGCCGGCTTGGCGTTGGCCTGGGCGAAGATGCCGCGCCAGTTGACGAATTCCAGGTCGACTCCCTGTTCCTTCAGGGTCGGGGTGTCGGTGCCCGGCAGGCGCTGCGGCGCGGAGACGGCGATGGCGCGCAGCTTTCCGGCCTGGATCTGCGGCGTGAATTCGGAGTAGCCGCCCAAGCCCAGCGTGACGTGGCCGCCCAGCGCCGAGGCCAGCAGCTCGCCGCCGCCGGCGGTGGCGACGTAGTTGACCTTGGCCGGATCGACGCCGACCGCCTTGGCGATCAGCCCGGCGAGGATCTGGTCGCTGCCGCCGGCAGACCCGCCGCCCCACGACACCGAACCGGGATCGGCCTTGAACTTCTGCAGAAGGTCGCCGAAGGACTTGATGGGCGAGTCGGCCGGCACGACGATGCCGGTGTATTCGCCGGTCAGCCGGGCCAGCGGCGCCACCTGCTCCAGCGTGACCGCGGATTTGTTGGTGACGATTGCGCCCAGCATGATCTGGCCGCCGACCAGGATGGCGGGGTTGCGCTTCTTGGCGGTGACGAACTGCGCCAGTCCGATGGTGCCGCCGGCGCCGGGGATGTTGGCGACTTGGACGCCGGAGGCCAGCTTCTGGTTCTGCAGAACCTGCTGCAGCGCGCGCGCATGCTGGTCCCAGCCGCCGCCGGGGCTGGCGGGGGCGATGATCTCCAGCCCCTTCAACTCGGCCAGGGACGGGGTTGCGGTGACGGTGCCGGCGATCAGGGCGGCGGCGGCGAAGAGACCTTTGAAGAAGGTGGCGTGACGGGTACCCATGGGGATCCTCCTGGTGTTTTTGTTGATGAGGTGCGTTACGGGATCGCGGTGCTCGAGGCGTTACTTGACGAGGCCGAGGTCGGTCAGCACGGAGCCGATCCGGCTGCGCTCCTCCTTGAGGAAGGCGGCGAAGCGGTCGGCCGGCAGGTAGAGGTCGATCCAGCCGCGCTCCTTGGCGATCTGCTTCCATTCGTCGGTCTTGACCATCGCGCCGACGGCCTCGTCCATCGCCTTCAGCTCGTCCGCCTTCAGGTTCCCCGGTGCCATCACGGCGCGCCAGTTCACCAGTTCGACATCGACGCCCTGTTCCTTGAAGGTCGGGATGTCGATGCCGGGCACGCGCTGCGGCGCGGAAATGGCGAGCGCGCGCAGCTTTCCGGCCTGGAGCTGCGAGGCCATCTCGTTGTAGCCGCCGGTGGCGACGGTGATATGGCCGCCCAGGATCGACGCCATCATCTCGCCGCCGGCCCCGGCCGCGATGTAGTTCATCTTGCCGACATCGCCGCCCGCCGCCTTGATGAGCAGGGCGTACAGGATGTGGTCGGGGCTGCCGACGGCGAAGCCGCCCCAGGACACCGAGCCGGGATCGGCCTTGAACTTCCGGATCAGGTCGTCGAGCGTCTTGATCGGCGAATCCGCCGCCACGACGATCGGCTGGTATTCGCCGGTCAGGCGGCCCAGCGGCGTCACCTGATCGAGCGTCACCGGCGACTTGTTGATCAGGATGGCGCCGATCATGCCGAGGCCGCTGATCATCATGCCGGGATTGCGCTTCTTCGCCGTGACGAACTGGCTGAGCCCGATGGTGCCGCCGGCGCCGGGGATGTTGACCACCTGGACGCCGGAGGCGAGCTTGTGGTTCTGCATCACCTGCTGCATCGCGCGGGCATGCTGGTCGTAACCGCCGCCGGGATTGGCCGGGGCGATGATCTCCACCGATTTCAGTTCGGCGGAAGCCGGTGCGGTGAAGGATGCGGTGCCGAACGCCACCGCCGCTGCGAATGCCAGCTTGGCGGAAATGCCGACTTTCATGATGAACCCTCCCGACTGATTCTGTCCCCGTTCGGACTTATCGTTGATGACCCGGTTGACCTGCCGGCAGAGACGGCTGCGCCGCCCCGCTGCCAGGCTGCCCGGGCCGTCGCTCCGCAAACGGCATATCCGGGAGCAGGATCGATCCGCCGGCGCCTGCGCCGTGCGCGGCGCCATGGAAAACGGGTATGCGGCCTTCTGCCGGAGGCCGCGCGGGCTGGTCCGCCATGACGTTTCTCCCCAGAGCGATTATTCGTGTTGGTGATTATCTATCAGACGAACCTGTCATGAACCTGTCAGCCTTCGAGGGGGAGGGCGAAATATCCGGGATCGCGACAATCGGCTGGGCGTGCCGGGCCGGGTTCCGGCCATGGCGCACTGAAACGGGGGGCCAAAGCCTCCGTCCGGCGGGCTCAGCCGGCCAGCCCGTGGGCGATGGCGATGCGGATCAGGGCGCGGGTGCTGTCGGCGCCCAGCTTGTCCTTGATCTGGGTGCAGGCATTGGCCACCGTCTTCTGGCTGATGCCGAGCGTTTCGCCGATGGCCGCGGTGGTCATCCCGCGGCCGACCAGCGCCAGGATCTCCCGCTCGCGCTGGGTCAGC encodes the following:
- a CDS encoding tripartite tricarboxylate transporter TctB family protein yields the protein MTTGRSLRIGEALLGGGLFALGALIAVETMLTPSAGRGVVGPALFPYLISAGLMLVALSLLREAFAGHIAHDGGLELDLRAVMLVAAGLAAQFLLIEYLGWIPAAALLFVAVARAFGNRRFFVNAAFGLVLSGATFAVFNYGLDLNLPIGTVGEWFLPAE
- a CDS encoding Bug family tripartite tricarboxylate transporter substrate binding protein, encoding MGTRHATFFKGLFAAAALIAGTVTATPSLAELKGLEIIAPASPGGGWDQHARALQQVLQNQKLASGVQVANIPGAGGTIGLAQFVTAKKRNPAILVGGQIMLGAIVTNKSAVTLEQVAPLARLTGEYTGIVVPADSPIKSFGDLLQKFKADPGSVSWGGGSAGGSDQILAGLIAKAVGVDPAKVNYVATAGGGELLASALGGHVTLGLGGYSEFTPQIQAGKLRAIAVSAPQRLPGTDTPTLKEQGVDLEFVNWRGIFAQANAKPAEMKELQEAVAKAVASPEWQEILKQRGWIDQYQPADRFAGFLKEDRTRIEGTLKELGIAK
- a CDS encoding Bug family tripartite tricarboxylate transporter substrate binding protein codes for the protein MKVGISAKLAFAAAVAFGTASFTAPASAELKSVEIIAPANPGGGYDQHARAMQQVMQNHKLASGVQVVNIPGAGGTIGLSQFVTAKKRNPGMMISGLGMIGAILINKSPVTLDQVTPLGRLTGEYQPIVVAADSPIKTLDDLIRKFKADPGSVSWGGFAVGSPDHILYALLIKAAGGDVGKMNYIAAGAGGEMMASILGGHITVATGGYNEMASQLQAGKLRALAISAPQRVPGIDIPTFKEQGVDVELVNWRAVMAPGNLKADELKAMDEAVGAMVKTDEWKQIAKERGWIDLYLPADRFAAFLKEERSRIGSVLTDLGLVK